A DNA window from Actinomadura coerulea contains the following coding sequences:
- a CDS encoding DUF302 domain-containing protein, producing MGYAISVRLRRPFGETVEQVRAVLKDQGFGVLTEIDVRATLREKLGETMEDYLILGACNPRLAHRALGVDRRIGLLLPCNVVVRGDGDDTVVEALDPQVMVSVSDRPDLGPVADEAAERLAAALRRLDA from the coding sequence ATGGGTTACGCGATCAGCGTCCGGCTGCGCCGGCCGTTCGGCGAGACGGTCGAGCAGGTGCGCGCCGTCCTGAAGGACCAGGGCTTCGGCGTGCTGACCGAGATCGACGTGCGGGCCACCCTGCGCGAGAAGCTCGGCGAGACGATGGAGGACTACCTCATCCTGGGAGCCTGCAACCCGCGGCTCGCGCACCGGGCGCTCGGCGTCGACCGGCGGATCGGCCTGCTGCTGCCCTGCAACGTCGTGGTGCGCGGCGACGGCGACGACACCGTCGTGGAGGCGCTGGACCCGCAGGTCATGGTGTCGGTCAGCGACCGCCCCGACCTCGGGCCCGTCGCCGACGAGGCGGCGGAGCGGCTCGCCGCCGCGCTGAGGCGCCTGGACGCCTGA
- a CDS encoding MarR family winged helix-turn-helix transcriptional regulator — protein MAAEPPRDGADAIQDAWRRELPGVPVESIGVVTRIWWAAKIFGDERRRLLAGLGVDVATLDLLSTLRRSGPPYRMSPGELADACMVTRGAITQRVERAAGAGLVERTTAGSGYHARAVALTGEGRALLDRVVADLLAAEDRLIGHLAPDRRDQLAGLLRELLAGLGGPSMAGQVGD, from the coding sequence GTGGCCGCTGAGCCGCCGCGCGACGGCGCCGACGCCATCCAGGACGCCTGGCGGCGGGAGCTGCCGGGCGTCCCGGTGGAGTCGATCGGGGTCGTCACCCGGATCTGGTGGGCAGCCAAGATCTTCGGCGACGAGCGCCGCCGCCTCCTGGCGGGCCTCGGGGTGGACGTCGCGACGCTGGACCTGCTGTCCACCCTGCGGCGCTCCGGCCCGCCGTACCGGATGAGCCCCGGCGAGCTGGCCGACGCCTGCATGGTGACGCGCGGGGCGATCACCCAGCGGGTGGAGCGCGCCGCCGGGGCCGGGCTGGTCGAGCGGACCACCGCCGGCTCCGGGTACCACGCGCGCGCGGTCGCCCTCACCGGGGAGGGCCGCGCCCTGCTCGACCGCGTCGTCGCCGACCTGCTCGCGGCCGAGGACCGGCTCATCGGCCACCTCGCCCCCGACCGCCGCGATCAGCTCGCCGGCCTCCTGCGCGAACTGCTCGCCGGGCTCGGCGGCCCGAGCATGGCGGGGCAGGTCGGGGACTGA
- a CDS encoding metal-sensitive transcriptional regulator, producing MTLGHVRKMIEEGRDCADLVTQLAAVSRALDRAGFKIIATGLERCAAPERAGTAQAAADRAQLERLFLALA from the coding sequence ATGACTCTCGGTCACGTTCGCAAGATGATCGAGGAGGGGCGGGACTGCGCCGATCTGGTCACCCAGCTGGCCGCGGTCTCCCGGGCCCTCGACCGGGCCGGCTTCAAGATCATCGCTACCGGGCTGGAACGCTGCGCCGCGCCGGAGAGGGCGGGCACCGCGCAGGCCGCCGCGGACCGCGCGCAGCTGGAGAGGCTGTTCCTCGCGCTCGCGTGA
- a CDS encoding pentapeptide repeat-containing protein, with protein sequence MPARTPASPLREPKPPQIPRRLTPAGKVERHIRHDGKYLSLEYGPEALSMDDPDGVEDVEFERCRFTQTGFSGLVLHRAGFADCAFGDADLANLRAFNSRMFNSRIVNARMTGMQLAECGLRDVLVDGCRADLTGFRFAHLRDVVFRDCNLAEATFQSAEMTDVRFENCRLGGAQFSGATMRTVRFRGCDLRGVAGLDSFQGAIVASGDAMSLLDAFAAELGITIED encoded by the coding sequence ATGCCCGCTCGTACCCCCGCCTCGCCGTTGAGAGAGCCCAAGCCACCGCAGATCCCCCGCAGGCTCACGCCTGCGGGGAAGGTGGAGCGGCATATCCGGCACGACGGGAAGTACCTGTCGCTGGAGTACGGCCCGGAAGCCCTTTCCATGGACGACCCGGACGGTGTCGAGGACGTCGAGTTCGAGCGCTGCCGGTTCACTCAGACCGGCTTCTCCGGGCTGGTCCTGCACCGGGCGGGGTTCGCCGACTGCGCGTTCGGCGACGCGGACCTGGCGAACCTGCGGGCGTTCAACTCGCGGATGTTCAACTCGCGGATCGTCAACGCGCGCATGACGGGGATGCAGCTCGCCGAGTGCGGGCTACGGGACGTACTGGTCGACGGATGCCGCGCCGACCTCACCGGCTTCAGGTTCGCGCACCTGCGGGACGTGGTGTTCCGCGACTGCAACCTGGCCGAGGCGACGTTCCAGTCCGCCGAGATGACCGACGTGCGGTTCGAGAACTGCCGGCTCGGCGGCGCCCAGTTCTCCGGGGCCACGATGAGGACGGTCCGCTTCCGCGGCTGCGACCTGCGCGGCGTCGCCGGCCTGGACTCCTTCCAGGGGGCGATCGTCGCGAGCGGCGACGCCATGAGCCTCCTGGACGCGTTCGCCGCGGAACTCGGCATCACCATCGAGGACTGA
- a CDS encoding cupin domain-containing protein, with the protein MSYPKELYHGDEGEVSGTMWKGGSAPDLLIGTRSKVHYLATGESTGGQYGLYRWDMAAEPGRGAGAHFHRTMSESFFVLSGTVALYDGDRWADASPGDFLFVPPGGIHAFDNPHGAASMLVLFAPGAPREAYFEELAEIVGSGRRLSEEEWADLYHRHDQYMV; encoded by the coding sequence ATGTCGTACCCGAAAGAGCTCTACCACGGTGACGAGGGCGAGGTCAGCGGCACGATGTGGAAGGGCGGCTCCGCGCCCGACCTGCTGATCGGCACGCGCTCGAAGGTGCACTACCTGGCCACGGGCGAATCCACCGGCGGCCAGTACGGGCTCTACCGGTGGGACATGGCGGCCGAGCCCGGTCGCGGCGCGGGCGCGCACTTCCACAGGACGATGTCGGAGTCGTTCTTCGTCCTGTCCGGCACCGTCGCCCTCTACGACGGGGACCGCTGGGCCGACGCCTCGCCCGGCGACTTCCTGTTCGTCCCTCCGGGCGGTATCCACGCGTTCGACAACCCGCACGGGGCGGCTTCGATGCTGGTCCTGTTCGCCCCGGGTGCTCCGCGCGAGGCCTACTTCGAGGAACTGGCGGAGATCGTGGGGAGCGGGCGGCGGCTCAGCGAGGAGGAGTGGGCCGACCTCTACCACCGCCACGACCAGTACATGGTCTGA
- a CDS encoding SDR family NAD(P)-dependent oxidoreductase, translating to MARTIVVSGGGTGIGRAVAARFAAGGDRVAVVGRRAGVLEKAAGEIGGTALPADLADPAEVERVRAGLAERFGGIDVLVNAAGGNAEYHGGPGGVLEQWTSNFRTNVLTSVLPTEALRDLLNPSGRVVFISSVAALRGSRGTSYGPMKAALHPYAFDLAAALGPRGITVNVVAPGYIEDTEFFGGSMSDERRAALVAQTHTGRAGTPGDVAETVHWLASPGAGHVTAQIVQVNGGAERGR from the coding sequence ATGGCGCGCACGATCGTGGTCAGCGGCGGCGGCACCGGCATCGGCAGGGCGGTGGCGGCGCGCTTCGCGGCCGGCGGGGACCGGGTGGCCGTCGTCGGCCGCCGCGCCGGGGTGCTGGAGAAGGCGGCCGGGGAGATCGGCGGCACGGCGCTGCCGGCGGACCTGGCCGACCCCGCCGAGGTCGAGCGCGTCCGCGCCGGGCTGGCCGAGCGCTTCGGAGGGATCGACGTGCTGGTCAACGCCGCGGGCGGCAACGCCGAGTACCACGGCGGCCCCGGCGGCGTCCTGGAACAGTGGACGAGCAACTTCCGCACCAACGTGCTGACGTCGGTCCTGCCGACCGAGGCGCTGCGCGACCTGCTGAACCCATCGGGGCGGGTCGTGTTCATCTCCTCGGTCGCGGCGCTGCGCGGCTCCCGCGGCACGTCCTACGGCCCGATGAAGGCCGCCCTGCACCCGTACGCCTTCGATCTCGCCGCCGCCCTCGGGCCGCGCGGCATCACGGTCAACGTGGTCGCACCGGGATACATCGAGGACACCGAGTTCTTCGGCGGCTCCATGAGCGACGAGCGCCGCGCGGCGCTGGTCGCGCAGACCCACACCGGGCGGGCCGGGACGCCGGGGGACGTCGCCGAGACCGTGCACTGGCTCGCCTCACCCGGCGCCGGGCACGTCACCGCGCAGATCGTCCAGGTCAACGGCGGTGCCGAGCGTGGCCGCTGA
- a CDS encoding MerR family transcriptional regulator, producing the protein MNAGELLDRLPGLTYRQLDRWTSAGYLRATQAGEGAGHARDYSAEEVRVAALMVRLHGAGLNVASSHRAARALAAGRSAVLAPGVEVVVHDEAPAAGPPEDASAGPPEEAPGGPLAAA; encoded by the coding sequence GTGAACGCAGGTGAACTGCTCGACCGGCTCCCCGGGCTGACGTACCGGCAGCTCGACCGGTGGACCAGCGCCGGCTACCTGCGCGCGACGCAGGCGGGCGAAGGCGCCGGCCACGCCCGCGACTACAGCGCCGAGGAGGTCCGCGTGGCCGCGCTGATGGTCCGCCTCCACGGCGCGGGGCTGAACGTCGCCTCCTCCCACCGCGCGGCCCGCGCCCTGGCCGCCGGGCGGTCGGCGGTCCTGGCGCCGGGGGTCGAGGTCGTCGTCCACGACGAGGCCCCGGCCGCCGGGCCGCCCGAGGACGCCTCCGCCGGGCCGCCCGAGGAGGCGCCCGGCGGTCCCCTCGCGGCGGCCTGA
- a CDS encoding VOC family protein, translating to MLIDLITIVVDDYDEAVEFFTGALGFDLVEDSPSLTNDGRPKRWVVVRPPGARTGVLLARADGPRQAAVVGEQVAGRVGFFLRVADFDAARERMTAAGVEFVTPPRSEPYGRVAVFLDIAGNRWDLLGPVEDPPRT from the coding sequence GTGCTGATCGATCTCATCACGATCGTCGTGGACGATTACGACGAAGCCGTCGAATTCTTCACCGGGGCCCTCGGGTTCGACCTGGTCGAGGACTCGCCCTCCCTCACGAACGACGGGCGCCCCAAGCGGTGGGTGGTCGTCCGGCCGCCGGGCGCCCGGACGGGCGTCCTGCTCGCCCGCGCCGACGGCCCGCGGCAGGCCGCCGTGGTCGGCGAGCAGGTCGCCGGGCGCGTGGGGTTCTTCCTGCGGGTGGCGGACTTCGACGCCGCCCGCGAACGCATGACGGCCGCGGGCGTCGAGTTCGTCACGCCGCCCCGCTCCGAGCCCTACGGACGGGTCGCCGTGTTCCTCGACATCGCCGGCAACCGCTGGGACCTGCTCGGTCCCGTGGAGGACCCGCCGCGGACCTAG
- a CDS encoding carboxymuconolactone decarboxylase family protein, whose translation MQSRMKNPAMVLSGAMQPIQELFKAVHTGGVPEETLELVHLRVSQINGCSACVDAGAKTARKAGVTDERLATVAAWREAPYFTDEERAALALAEAATRLADRADAVSDDVWDTAATYFDEKQLAAIVLMIGVTNLFNRLNATTRQIAGAWG comes from the coding sequence ATGCAGTCCCGTATGAAGAACCCCGCCATGGTCCTGTCCGGCGCGATGCAGCCGATCCAGGAGCTCTTCAAGGCCGTGCACACCGGCGGAGTCCCGGAGGAGACCCTGGAGCTGGTGCACCTGCGGGTCAGCCAGATCAACGGCTGCAGCGCCTGCGTCGACGCCGGCGCCAAGACGGCGCGCAAGGCGGGGGTGACCGACGAGCGGCTGGCCACCGTCGCCGCCTGGAGGGAGGCCCCCTACTTCACCGACGAGGAGCGCGCGGCGTTGGCCCTGGCCGAGGCCGCGACGCGGCTGGCCGACCGCGCCGACGCCGTGAGTGACGACGTCTGGGACACGGCCGCCACCTACTTCGACGAGAAGCAGCTGGCCGCGATCGTCCTCATGATCGGCGTCACCAACCTGTTCAACCGGCTCAACGCCACGACCCGGCAGATCGCCGGCGCGTGGGGCTGA
- a CDS encoding iron chaperone — protein MSETKKTSGTTASGEKFDGFTAEERAAMKDHAQELKKAARRGPARATADGESDVLAKIAEMEEADRAIAGRLHEIVRAAAPDLVPRLWYGQPAYSKDGKVLCFFQARAKFKTRYPTLGFSDVAALDESAMWPTSFALPELTAEGEERIAELVGRAAG, from the coding sequence ATGAGCGAGACGAAGAAGACCAGCGGGACCACGGCGTCCGGCGAGAAGTTCGACGGCTTCACCGCCGAGGAGCGGGCGGCGATGAAGGACCACGCCCAGGAGCTGAAGAAGGCCGCGCGCCGCGGCCCGGCCAGGGCCACGGCCGACGGGGAGAGCGACGTCCTCGCCAAGATCGCCGAGATGGAGGAGGCGGACCGCGCCATCGCCGGGCGGCTGCACGAGATCGTCCGGGCCGCCGCGCCGGACCTCGTGCCGAGGCTCTGGTACGGCCAGCCGGCCTACTCCAAGGACGGCAAGGTGCTGTGCTTCTTCCAGGCCAGGGCCAAGTTCAAGACGAGGTACCCGACCCTCGGGTTCAGCGACGTGGCGGCCCTCGACGAGAGCGCCATGTGGCCGACCTCCTTCGCCCTGCCGGAGCTGACCGCCGAGGGCGAGGAGCGCATCGCCGAGCTGGTGGGGCGGGCCGCGGGCTGA
- a CDS encoding MarR family winged helix-turn-helix transcriptional regulator translates to MSEGAEETEGPAGLRTFAVELRRMNAEFNRIAHEFAHASGLHPTDVQALVAIMDAPLRAPGRPMTPGRLREELNVTSGAVTACLDRLERLGHITRTRDPADRRVVHLRYEPSAMAMGREYFRPLAESTDAARSGFSEEELRLVLRFLRAMNEELSALRTRGSGR, encoded by the coding sequence ATGTCCGAGGGAGCGGAGGAGACGGAGGGTCCCGCCGGCCTCCGGACGTTCGCCGTCGAGCTGCGCCGGATGAACGCCGAGTTCAACCGGATCGCGCACGAGTTCGCCCACGCCAGCGGCCTGCACCCCACCGACGTCCAGGCCCTGGTCGCGATCATGGACGCGCCGCTGCGCGCCCCCGGCCGGCCGATGACGCCGGGGCGGCTGCGCGAGGAGCTGAACGTCACCTCCGGCGCGGTCACCGCCTGCCTCGACCGCCTCGAACGCCTCGGCCACATCACCCGGACGCGCGACCCGGCCGACCGGCGGGTCGTCCACCTGCGCTACGAGCCGTCCGCGATGGCCATGGGACGCGAGTACTTCCGCCCCCTGGCGGAGAGCACCGACGCGGCGCGGAGCGGGTTCAGCGAGGAGGAGCTGCGGCTCGTCCTGCGCTTCCTCCGCGCGATGAACGAGGAGCTGTCGGCCCTCCGCACCCGCGGTTCCGGCCGCTAG
- the helR gene encoding RNA polymerase recycling motor ATPase HelR, which produces MNPLTASVFDLPERLSAKADPVLIERDERHFAAIAESLDQTVSELSDRLEAERRAPGGIGQGAMDRDMEIHRLTSRLRTLRRFGLDLCLGHMVGADGSDPVYIGRLGLTDSAGRRLLLDWRSPAAEPFFGATHANPMGLASRRRYRWTRGRISDYWDEVFTADGFAGHAALDDQSAFIASLGSDRSDRMRDVLGTIQADQDAIIRAGSRGALVVDGGPGTGKTVVALHRSAYLLYSDPRLGRHRGGVLFVGPHQPYLAYVSDVLPSLGEEGVQICTLRDLVAEGAGAGAEADPEVARLKSSADLVKAIEKAVAFYENPPAEGMEVTTHWGDVWLSPADWAEAFQAPEPGTPHNEARDQIWEELLTILADKHAGPDEGEGAASPDLLRRSLRQDRELRTAFNRAWPLIEAADLVADLWSVPAYLRLCAPWLGRDEIRRLQREDAQAWTVADLPLLDAARQCLGDPGASLRRRRHEAAVAAERERMERVVDDLIEVADDEYGTGLVTMLRGEDFHDALVDESALTGADPDMLAGPFAHVVVDEAQELTDAEWQMLLLRCPSRSFTVVGDRAQARHGFTESWRERLERVGLDRIEEASLGVNYRTPEEIMAEAEPVIRAALPDANVPASIRRTGVPVVRGPLADLDRVLDAWLDAHDDGVACVIGDPAFPGRPRVRSLTPELAKGLEFDLVVLVDPDGFGEGIEGAVDRYVAMTRATQELVILTSP; this is translated from the coding sequence GTGAATCCTCTGACCGCCAGCGTGTTCGACCTGCCCGAACGGCTGTCCGCCAAGGCCGACCCGGTGCTGATCGAGCGTGACGAGCGGCATTTCGCGGCCATCGCGGAGAGCCTCGACCAGACCGTCTCCGAGCTGTCCGACCGCCTCGAAGCCGAGCGCAGGGCGCCGGGCGGGATCGGCCAGGGGGCGATGGACCGGGACATGGAGATCCATCGCCTGACCTCCCGCCTGCGCACGCTGCGCCGCTTCGGCCTGGACCTCTGCCTCGGGCACATGGTCGGCGCGGACGGCTCCGACCCCGTGTACATCGGGCGGCTCGGTCTCACCGACAGCGCGGGCCGCCGGCTGCTGCTCGACTGGCGCTCGCCGGCGGCCGAACCGTTCTTCGGGGCGACCCACGCCAACCCGATGGGGCTCGCGAGCCGCCGCAGGTACCGCTGGACCCGCGGCCGGATCAGCGACTACTGGGACGAGGTGTTCACCGCGGACGGGTTCGCCGGGCACGCGGCGCTGGACGACCAGTCCGCGTTCATCGCGAGCCTGGGGAGCGACCGCTCGGACCGGATGCGCGACGTGCTCGGCACCATCCAGGCCGACCAGGACGCGATCATCCGCGCGGGGTCGCGCGGCGCCCTCGTCGTCGACGGCGGACCGGGGACGGGCAAGACGGTCGTCGCCCTGCACCGCTCCGCCTACCTGCTGTACTCCGACCCCCGCCTCGGCCGCCACCGGGGCGGCGTCCTGTTCGTCGGCCCGCACCAGCCCTACCTGGCCTACGTGTCCGACGTGCTCCCCAGCCTCGGGGAGGAGGGCGTGCAGATCTGCACCCTGCGCGACCTCGTCGCCGAGGGGGCCGGCGCGGGGGCCGAGGCCGACCCGGAGGTGGCCCGGCTGAAGTCGTCCGCGGACCTGGTGAAGGCGATCGAGAAGGCCGTCGCGTTCTACGAGAACCCGCCCGCGGAGGGCATGGAGGTCACCACCCACTGGGGCGACGTGTGGCTGAGCCCCGCCGACTGGGCCGAGGCGTTCCAGGCGCCGGAGCCCGGCACGCCGCACAACGAGGCGCGCGACCAGATCTGGGAGGAGCTGCTCACGATCCTCGCGGACAAGCACGCGGGGCCGGACGAGGGCGAGGGCGCGGCGTCGCCCGACCTGCTCCGCAGGTCGCTCCGGCAGGACCGGGAGCTGCGCACCGCCTTCAACCGGGCGTGGCCGCTGATCGAGGCGGCCGACCTCGTCGCGGACCTGTGGTCGGTGCCCGCCTACCTGCGGCTGTGCGCTCCCTGGCTCGGCCGGGACGAGATCCGCAGGCTGCAGCGCGAGGACGCCCAGGCCTGGACGGTCGCGGACCTGCCGCTCCTGGACGCGGCGCGGCAGTGCCTCGGCGACCCGGGGGCCTCGCTGCGCAGGCGCCGCCACGAGGCCGCCGTCGCCGCCGAGCGCGAGCGCATGGAGAGGGTCGTGGACGACCTCATCGAGGTGGCCGACGACGAGTACGGGACGGGGCTGGTGACGATGCTGCGCGGCGAGGACTTCCACGACGCCCTCGTCGACGAGAGCGCACTGACCGGTGCCGACCCCGACATGCTCGCCGGCCCGTTCGCGCACGTCGTCGTGGACGAGGCGCAGGAGCTGACCGACGCGGAATGGCAGATGCTGCTGCTGCGCTGCCCGTCGCGGAGCTTCACCGTCGTCGGGGACCGCGCGCAGGCCAGGCACGGGTTCACCGAGTCGTGGCGCGAGCGGCTCGAACGGGTCGGGCTCGACCGGATCGAGGAGGCGTCCCTCGGCGTCAACTACCGGACGCCGGAGGAGATCATGGCGGAGGCCGAGCCGGTCATCCGGGCCGCCCTCCCGGACGCCAACGTGCCGGCCTCGATCCGCCGCACCGGTGTTCCCGTCGTCCGCGGACCGCTCGCGGACCTGGACCGGGTCCTCGACGCCTGGCTCGACGCCCACGACGACGGAGTCGCCTGCGTCATCGGCGACCCCGCGTTCCCGGGAAGGCCCCGCGTCCGGTCGCTGACCCCCGAGCTGGCCAAGGGGCTGGAGTTCGACCTCGTCGTGCTCGTGGACCCGGACGGGTTCGGCGAGGGCATCGAAGGAGCGGTCGACCGCTATGTCGCGATGACCCGGGCGACCCAGGAGCTCGTCATCCTCACGAGTCCCTGA
- a CDS encoding ZIP family metal transporter, whose product MQGALQAGGWGLLAGSALVMGALVGFLVPVPAPIVASVMAFGSGVLLSAVSFDLIAEAHEKGGLTPTAIGAVIGAVLYAGANAVLAWRGARHRKRSGGQQPSEEQQPGSGSAIALGALLDGVPESIVIGTSLLGGGAVSLVTVVAVFISNVPEGLSSASGMRRAGRGRGYVFGLWTGIAVISALAAVSGYTVLGGASAGVLAGITALAGGAILTMIADTMIPEAYEDTHLLTGLIMVVGFLAAFALSHA is encoded by the coding sequence GTGCAGGGAGCGTTGCAGGCCGGAGGATGGGGCCTGCTGGCCGGGTCGGCGCTGGTGATGGGGGCCCTGGTCGGCTTCCTCGTGCCGGTACCGGCCCCCATCGTGGCGAGTGTGATGGCGTTCGGCAGCGGCGTGCTGCTGTCGGCGGTCTCGTTCGATCTCATCGCCGAGGCGCACGAGAAGGGCGGGCTGACCCCGACGGCGATCGGTGCGGTGATCGGTGCGGTGCTCTACGCCGGCGCCAACGCCGTCCTGGCCTGGAGGGGCGCGCGGCACCGCAAGCGCTCGGGCGGGCAGCAGCCGTCGGAGGAGCAGCAGCCCGGATCGGGGAGTGCGATCGCGCTGGGCGCGCTGCTGGACGGCGTGCCCGAGTCCATCGTGATCGGCACGAGCCTGCTGGGCGGCGGCGCGGTCAGCCTGGTCACCGTGGTCGCGGTGTTCATCAGCAACGTGCCCGAGGGCCTCTCCAGCGCCTCGGGGATGCGCCGCGCGGGCCGCGGCCGCGGGTACGTCTTCGGGCTGTGGACCGGGATCGCGGTGATCAGCGCCCTGGCGGCGGTCTCGGGCTACACGGTGCTCGGCGGCGCCTCCGCCGGCGTCCTGGCCGGCATCACCGCGCTGGCCGGCGGCGCCATCCTCACCATGATCGCCGACACGATGATCCCCGAGGCCTACGAGGACACCCACCTGCTCACCGGCCTGATCATGGTGGTGGGGTTCCTGGCGGCGTTCGCCCTGTCGCACGCCTGA
- a CDS encoding MMPL family transporter — protein sequence MRTPPRPVRWAIPAVLLLVWLAVGGAFGPYAGKLGEVSTNDQAAFLPRSAESTQVLRAQQAFAEKETIPAIVVWTVNGRVSDAQRDAATRALAGLRGAPGTLGTPSPALRSDDGRALEGVVPLRPDLGDELPAVLDDVRAAAKTVPGTKAQISGPAATQADLSDAFAGIDGLLLGVALVAVLLILLLVYRSVLLPLVIILGAVFALGLACAVVYALAKNDIVRVDGQVQGILSILVIGAATDYALLLAARFREEAAAGRDRFAAGWAAVRGSFGAIVASGATVALGLLALLLSNLTNNRALGPVGAIGIACAVLSALTFLPAVLVVLGRVAFWPAKPRPPAEGAHGGRGLWARVARLVDLHPRRVVAATGIALVACAAFAPGLRAHGVPLDETFINDAPSVAAQRTLSQHFPGGSGQPAIIIADAARARAVTEAAARTEGVADAAPVGASGRPGGPPKVVDGRIRIDATLKAAADSDAAKAALKRLRAAVHGVPGADALVGGYTAQQYDTQQTAAHDRTVIIPVVLAIILVILVVLLRSLPLPVLLIATVALNYVATLGVAALVFRHVFGFTGLDASVPLYGFVFLVALGVDYNIFLMSRVREETRRWGVREGVLRGLTATGGVITSAGVVLAATFAALVVIPLSFLAQIAFIVAFGVLLDTLVVRSLLVPALVRMIGPKVWWPARFAHHPQDAGTAETVRSTPGDR from the coding sequence ATGCGTACACCGCCGCGCCCCGTCCGCTGGGCGATCCCGGCCGTGCTGCTCCTGGTCTGGCTCGCCGTCGGTGGCGCCTTCGGCCCCTACGCGGGGAAGCTCGGCGAGGTCTCCACCAACGACCAGGCCGCCTTCCTGCCGCGCAGCGCCGAGTCCACCCAGGTCCTGCGGGCCCAGCAGGCCTTCGCCGAGAAGGAGACCATCCCCGCCATCGTCGTGTGGACGGTGAACGGCCGGGTCTCCGACGCCCAGCGGGACGCGGCGACCCGCGCGCTCGCCGGCCTGCGGGGCGCGCCCGGCACGCTCGGGACGCCGTCGCCGGCCCTGCGATCGGACGACGGCCGGGCGCTGGAGGGCGTGGTCCCGCTCAGGCCCGACCTCGGCGACGAGCTGCCGGCCGTGCTGGACGACGTCCGCGCGGCGGCGAAGACCGTCCCCGGGACGAAGGCGCAGATCAGCGGGCCCGCCGCCACCCAGGCCGACCTGTCGGACGCGTTCGCCGGGATCGACGGGCTGCTGCTGGGCGTCGCGCTCGTCGCCGTCCTGCTCATCCTCCTGCTGGTCTACCGCAGCGTTCTGCTCCCACTGGTGATCATCCTCGGGGCGGTGTTCGCGCTGGGCCTGGCATGCGCGGTGGTCTACGCCCTCGCCAAGAACGACATCGTCAGGGTCGACGGGCAGGTCCAGGGCATCCTGTCGATCCTGGTCATCGGCGCCGCCACCGACTACGCGCTGCTGCTGGCGGCCCGCTTCCGGGAGGAGGCGGCGGCGGGCCGGGACCGCTTCGCCGCCGGATGGGCGGCCGTGCGCGGATCGTTCGGCGCCATCGTCGCGAGCGGCGCCACCGTCGCGCTCGGACTGCTCGCGCTGCTGCTCAGCAACCTCACCAACAACCGGGCCCTCGGGCCGGTCGGCGCGATCGGCATCGCCTGCGCCGTCCTCAGCGCGCTGACGTTCCTCCCGGCGGTCCTCGTCGTGCTCGGCCGGGTCGCGTTCTGGCCCGCGAAGCCGAGGCCCCCGGCCGAAGGCGCCCATGGGGGGAGGGGCCTGTGGGCCCGCGTCGCCCGCCTGGTCGACCTGCACCCGCGCCGCGTCGTCGCCGCGACGGGCATCGCCCTCGTCGCCTGCGCCGCGTTCGCGCCGGGGCTGCGCGCCCACGGCGTCCCCCTGGACGAGACGTTCATCAACGACGCGCCCTCGGTCGCCGCGCAGCGGACGCTGTCCCAGCACTTCCCCGGCGGGTCCGGCCAGCCGGCGATCATCATCGCCGACGCGGCGCGGGCCCGGGCCGTGACCGAGGCCGCCGCCCGCACCGAGGGCGTCGCGGACGCCGCGCCCGTAGGCGCGTCCGGCCGCCCCGGCGGGCCGCCGAAGGTCGTGGACGGGCGGATCCGGATCGACGCGACGCTGAAGGCGGCCGCCGACAGCGACGCCGCGAAGGCCGCCCTCAAGCGCCTGCGCGCCGCCGTGCACGGCGTCCCCGGGGCGGACGCGCTGGTCGGCGGCTACACCGCGCAGCAGTACGACACCCAGCAGACCGCCGCCCACGACCGGACCGTCATCATCCCGGTCGTACTGGCGATCATTCTGGTCATCCTGGTGGTGCTGCTGCGCTCGCTGCCGCTGCCCGTCCTGCTCATCGCGACCGTCGCGCTCAACTACGTCGCCACGCTCGGCGTCGCGGCCCTGGTGTTCCGCCATGTGTTCGGCTTCACCGGCCTGGACGCCTCGGTGCCCCTCTACGGTTTCGTCTTCCTGGTGGCGCTCGGCGTCGACTACAACATCTTCCTGATGTCGCGGGTCCGGGAGGAGACGCGGCGCTGGGGCGTGCGCGAGGGCGTCCTGCGCGGTCTGACGGCGACCGGCGGAGTGATCACCTCGGCGGGAGTCGTGCTGGCCGCCACGTTCGCCGCCCTGGTCGTCATCCCGTTGTCGTTCCTGGCGCAGATCGCGTTCATCGTCGCGTTCGGCGTGCTGCTGGACACGCTCGTGGTGCGGTCCCTGCTGGTCCCGGCGCTCGTCCGTATGATCGGTCCCAAGGTGTGGTGGCCCGCCCGTTTCGCGCACCATCCGCAGGACGCGGGAACGGCCGAGACCGTGCGCTCCACCCCGGGAGACAGGTGA